The Manis javanica isolate MJ-LG chromosome 4, MJ_LKY, whole genome shotgun sequence genome contains a region encoding:
- the INKA2 gene encoding PAK4-inhibitor INKA2 isoform X1, translating into MRKKGREMDCYLRRLKQELMSMKEVGDGLQDQMNCMMGALQELKLLQVQTALEQLEISGRGPAPGCPESPRTQPESPCWDGGRGPARPMACSPSNQPSLGSNAKCPSHRSAYGRGLAALPRTQLPQHYSCAQQGPEPAEPDDWTSTLMSRGRNRQPLVLGDNIFADLVGNWLDLPELEKGGEKGEIAEGPKGEKGQPRELGRRFALTANIFKKFLRSVRPDRDRLLKEKPGWVTPTVSEPRAARSQKAKKWSHSKGSGRFPFQDKAESTQGGNPSTSCPKALEPSPSGFDINTAVWV; encoded by the coding sequence ATGTCCATGAAGGAAGTGGGTGATGGTTTACAGGACCAGATGAACTGCATGATGGGAGCACTGCAAGAGCTGAAGCTCCTACAGGTGCAGACAGCACTGGAACAGCTGGAGATCTCCGGGAGGGGCCCTGCCCCAGGCTGCCCTGAAAGCCCCCGGACACAGCCTGAGTCCCCTTGCTGGGACGGGGGCAGAGGTCCTGCCAGGCCTATGGCCTGCTCCCCTTCCAACCAGCCTTCTCTTGGTAGCAACGCCAAGTGTCCCTCCCATAGGAGTGCCTATGGGAGGGGTCTGGCTGCCCTGCCCAGGACACAGCTGCCACAGCACTACAGCTGTGCCCAGCAGGGGCCAGAGCCGGCAGAACCCGATGACTGGACATCCACGTTGATGTCCCGGGGCAGGAATCGACAACCTCTGGTGTTAGGTGACAACATTTTTGCGGACCTGGTGGGCAACTGGCTGGACTTGCCAGAACTggagaagggtggggagaagggtgaGATTGCAGAGGGGCCCAAAGGAGAGAAGGGCCAGCCCCGGGAGCTGGGCCGCAGGTTTGCCCTCACGGCAAACATCTTTAAGAAGTTCCTGCGTAGTGTGCGGCCTGACCGTGACCGGCTGCTGAAGGAGAAACCAGGCTGGGTGACACCCACAGTGTCAGAGCCCCGAGCAGCACGCTCGCAGAAGGCCAAGAAGTGGAGCCATTCCAAAGGCTCTGGACGCTTCCCTTTCCAGGACAAAGCAGAGAGCACTCAGGGGGGAAATCCTTCCACGAGTTGCCCCAAGGCTCTGGAACCCTCACCCTCTGGCTTTGATATTAACACAGCTGTTTGGGTCTGa
- the INKA2 gene encoding PAK4-inhibitor INKA2 isoform X2 — MSMKEVGDGLQDQMNCMMGALQELKLLQVQTALEQLEISGRGPAPGCPESPRTQPESPCWDGGRGPARPMACSPSNQPSLGSNAKCPSHRSAYGRGLAALPRTQLPQHYSCAQQGPEPAEPDDWTSTLMSRGRNRQPLVLGDNIFADLVGNWLDLPELEKGGEKGEIAEGPKGEKGQPRELGRRFALTANIFKKFLRSVRPDRDRLLKEKPGWVTPTVSEPRAARSQKAKKWSHSKGSGRFPFQDKAESTQGGNPSTSCPKALEPSPSGFDINTAVWV, encoded by the coding sequence ATGTCCATGAAGGAAGTGGGTGATGGTTTACAGGACCAGATGAACTGCATGATGGGAGCACTGCAAGAGCTGAAGCTCCTACAGGTGCAGACAGCACTGGAACAGCTGGAGATCTCCGGGAGGGGCCCTGCCCCAGGCTGCCCTGAAAGCCCCCGGACACAGCCTGAGTCCCCTTGCTGGGACGGGGGCAGAGGTCCTGCCAGGCCTATGGCCTGCTCCCCTTCCAACCAGCCTTCTCTTGGTAGCAACGCCAAGTGTCCCTCCCATAGGAGTGCCTATGGGAGGGGTCTGGCTGCCCTGCCCAGGACACAGCTGCCACAGCACTACAGCTGTGCCCAGCAGGGGCCAGAGCCGGCAGAACCCGATGACTGGACATCCACGTTGATGTCCCGGGGCAGGAATCGACAACCTCTGGTGTTAGGTGACAACATTTTTGCGGACCTGGTGGGCAACTGGCTGGACTTGCCAGAACTggagaagggtggggagaagggtgaGATTGCAGAGGGGCCCAAAGGAGAGAAGGGCCAGCCCCGGGAGCTGGGCCGCAGGTTTGCCCTCACGGCAAACATCTTTAAGAAGTTCCTGCGTAGTGTGCGGCCTGACCGTGACCGGCTGCTGAAGGAGAAACCAGGCTGGGTGACACCCACAGTGTCAGAGCCCCGAGCAGCACGCTCGCAGAAGGCCAAGAAGTGGAGCCATTCCAAAGGCTCTGGACGCTTCCCTTTCCAGGACAAAGCAGAGAGCACTCAGGGGGGAAATCCTTCCACGAGTTGCCCCAAGGCTCTGGAACCCTCACCCTCTGGCTTTGATATTAACACAGCTGTTTGGGTCTGa